GCTCATGAAGATGTTGTATGAAGAAAAATACACCATTGAAGGAGCGAAGAAACGGCTCAAGGACATCAGCGGTGATGATGACTCGTCCGCAAAATCTGCAAATGAAGAGATCAGGGCTGAACTAATTGATATATTAAAGATATTGAACTCCTGACCCTGTCAGGAGTTTTTTGTTTCCTGCCGAATCCCTTTTCAATCCTTGCTTTTATTCTTTTTTTCTGTATAGTCCATATCCTCGGAGAGATAAAAAATGAAATTTGACAAAAAAAGTGAAATACTTATTACATGCCCCAAAGAGATTCCCCAATATCTTGAGCAGGAACTGAAAAATCTGGGCTTCCCCATCCTTTATACACGCAAGGCCGCTGTTGCCACCGAAGGAACGCTTAAAGACTGCATGTTCCTTAATATGCATATCAGAACCGGACACCGTGTTCTCTGGTGTCTGGATAAATACAGAATACAGAACCCCGACGTTCTCTACAAAAACGGACGCAAACTTCCCTGGGAGGATATTATCCCCCAGAAAGGATATTTCAGCGTTTCCGCATCCGTTCTTAACGACACCATCAAGGATACCCGTTTCGCATCTTATAAACTGAAAGATGCCATAGTTGACCGTATGCGTGAGCAAACAAACTCACGTCCGGACTCAGGTCCCCTTGAGACAAAAACGGTTATTTTCCTTTACTGGAAAGAGAACGACTGTGCAATCTATCTGGATACGTCAGGCGAACCCCTCTCAAAAAGAGGCTACAGAATTAACCCCAATAAAGCACCCATGCAGGAGACACTCGCTGCGGCAGTTATCATGGCTTCCGGCTATGACGGCTCCACAGGTTTCGTCAACCCCATGTGCGGAAGTGCGACTCTTAGCATCGAAGCGGCAATGGTGGCTACTAACACCCCCGCAGGTGCATACAGAAAAAATTTCGGTTTCATGCATATCGTAGGTTATGATCCTGCGGATTTCGAAGCTGTCCGCAGAAAAGCTATGGACGGCATCCGCAAAAGACCTGAGATAAAGATTCAGGCATCCGATGTAAGCCGTGATGCCATCATAGCGGCACAGGAGAACATTAAGAATGCTGGTTTCGAGAACCTCATCCACGTTCAGCGTTGCGATTTCAGAGAGAGCCACCTGCCCAAGTCAGGTCAGTTCATCCTGATAGTCAACCCCGAATACGGCATGCGCCTCGGCGACGAACAGGCTCTGGAACCGATATATTCCGCATTGGGCGATTTTTTCAAACAGAAGTGCAAGGGCAGCCGCTGTTTCATATTTACCGGCAACCCCAACCTTGCAAAAAAGGTCGGTCTGAAAGCCGCCCGCCGTCACGTCTTCCACAACTCAAACATTGAGTGCCGACTCCTTGAGTATGAAATGTATGAAGGGACGAAGAGAGTGAAGGAAGAAGAAGAGTCCGCCGATTAAACGAGCAGAATGCAGTCTTAAAATGTCATTCTGAGTGCAACGAAGAATCTCATTGCAAAGACAGAGATCCTTCGGCTTAAGCCTCAGGATGACGGTTAGATGGTGTCATTCTGAACGTAGCGAAGAATCTCTGTTGTTTGAGATCCTTCGGCTTTTGCCTCAGGATGACGGTTAGATGGTGTCATTCTGAGCGTAGCGAAGAATCTCTGTTGTTTGAGATCCTTCGGCTTAAGCCTCAGGATGACAGTTACATGGTGTCATTCTGAGTGCAACGAAGAATCTCATTATAAAGACAGAGATCCTTCGGCTTTTGCCTCAGGATGACGGCAGATTTCACGGCACTGCAGAAATCTCACCATTCTCCATCCTCTGGCAGTCAGAAGAATCTTATGCTATAATAAAATATTATATTCATAAGGCGGTTTAATATGCTCTGGACCGGCTCGATAATATTCATAGTCTCAATTCTGCTGGGCTTCAAATTCAAATTTTTTCAGCTTGTTGCGCTGATAATCCTGATAGCCTACGCAATCATAATTCCATATTACTTCGTTGTGATGAAGACATGCCGAAACTGTGGCCAGAAGAATGCGCCCCACAGGCGTCAGTGTTCCTGCTGCGGTGCGGAGGACTGGCGTCAGCGGTGAAAACGGTTGACCTCTTTTCTGCGGGGTAATACAATCCCTGAATGCAGAATGTAGAGAACATCGTCAACTATATAAAAAAATCCAGATTCGGCGAATATGTCTGTTTTAACAAGGTCTTTGAGGCTAAGTCGGCCGAGACCTGCCCCCTTGATGTCATCAGGTCGGGGATAATCCGTGATGCCCTTTCGGATACGGGGATAGAATCTCTGTACACTCATCAGGCGGAAAGCTATGAGGCTGTGCGCAGGGGTGAGAACGTGCTCATCACAACCCCTACGGCATCCGGCAAATCCCTTTGCTATAACCTTCCGGTCATAGAGGATATCTACCACGACAGGAACATAACGGCGCTGT
This genomic stretch from Seleniivibrio woodruffii harbors:
- a CDS encoding THUMP domain-containing class I SAM-dependent RNA methyltransferase, with protein sequence MKFDKKSEILITCPKEIPQYLEQELKNLGFPILYTRKAAVATEGTLKDCMFLNMHIRTGHRVLWCLDKYRIQNPDVLYKNGRKLPWEDIIPQKGYFSVSASVLNDTIKDTRFASYKLKDAIVDRMREQTNSRPDSGPLETKTVIFLYWKENDCAIYLDTSGEPLSKRGYRINPNKAPMQETLAAAVIMASGYDGSTGFVNPMCGSATLSIEAAMVATNTPAGAYRKNFGFMHIVGYDPADFEAVRRKAMDGIRKRPEIKIQASDVSRDAIIAAQENIKNAGFENLIHVQRCDFRESHLPKSGQFILIVNPEYGMRLGDEQALEPIYSALGDFFKQKCKGSRCFIFTGNPNLAKKVGLKAARRHVFHNSNIECRLLEYEMYEGTKRVKEEEESAD